The DNA segment cttgtactgattctttgtctgcttcttcttgttcttcttcttcttcttcttattattattattattattcccctccAATTCTCTTGCACTCTCTCTCAGCCCAGAGCCTCCTGGATGCCGGGAAAAGCTGGCCAGATGCTGCCTGCGGTGCCTGGTAAGTGGAACCCGCATTTGTCTATGCATTTGCTTAAGCggttgagggagaaaaggaaagggcctgaggccaggaattgtgggagttggagtccaaaacacctctaggcccaaaatttgcccatgcctgctatatagcaaaatgtgctgtataacccaggaacaaaaatggtgttgcATTCTGGGATAGGCTGGATATTAGGGTGGATATTCTCTGACCAAGCTCCCGCCTGCACCCatttcctcctctctcttttcTGCTTCCTGTTCAGGACACAGATGATGATGATCCCTACTGACCGGACGGGGAGAAGCCTGCCATTTAGGGGTTCAGCGGAGACCTGCCTTGGGAGACACTGCTGTTCTCCTACTTCTTGGCTGTCGGTCTCTCTCTCGATGTTTGGACTGGGACTGGGGTTTGCTGCCAACCCCGGCTCTTTTGGGGGGACCCCTTGTATTCCTTCAGCCCCTTGAAGTGGTCAGTGGCTCCTAGTAGCCTTGCTGGAGGCCCCATTCGGCATAGAGACAATACACAGGGCAATGGGGCCAGGCTCCGTCCCAAGGGTCCCTAATAAACCTCTCTCTCCAGCTCAGTCTGCTTTCCTTTTGCTTTGGTGGGAGGaataagagggggggggggatcttgggAGACAAGGGTGAAGCCTGTGCAGACCCCCAGGGTGAGATAATGGGGCATGCGCTGCTGCAGGGGGTCCGTGATTTCCATTGCATTCTGTAACCTCAGCTTTGAATGactttgaacattaggaagaacttcctcactgtgagggctgttcagcagtggaactctctgccccggagtctggtggaggatccttctttggaggctttgaagcagaggctggatggccatctgtcgggggtgctttgaatgcgattttcctgcttcttggcagaatggggttggactggatggcctttggatcccttccaactctagtctCCGGTGATATATCTATCTACCTGTCTATCAATTTATCTGTCTATCAATTTGGCTGGCTGTCTATCATCATGTCTATCTGTCTAACTATCTAtcatatctgtctgtctatctatcatcatgtctatctatctatctatctatctatcatatctgtctgtctgtctatcatatctatctatctatcatcatgtctatctatcatatctgtctgtctgtttgtctatcAATTTATCTGTCTGTCTACCATCTGTGTGTATCATCATGTCTATCatacctatctgtctgtctgtctatctagcaTCATATCTATCATAGCTGTCTATCTATCAATTTATCTGTCTatcatatctatctgtctatcatcatgtctatctatctatctatctatctatcatatatatctgtctgtctatctatctatctatcatatctgtctgtctatcatcatgtctatctatcatatctgtctgtctgtctatcatcatgtctatcatatctatctgtctgtttgtctatcaatttatctgtctgtttgtctatcAATTTATCTGTCTATCATATCTGTTTGTCTATCTatcatgtctatctatctatcatatctatctgtttgtctatcatatctatctatctatatctatctgtttgtctatctatcatcatgtctatctatctatctatcatatctgtctgtctatcatcatgtctatctatcatatctgtttgtctgtctatcatcatgtctatcatatctatctgtctgtttgtctatcaatttatctgtctgtttgtctatcAATTTATCTGTCTATCATATCTGTTTGTCTATCTatcatgtctatctatctatcatatctatctgtttgtctatcatatctatctatctatatctatctgtttgtctatctatcatcatgtctatctatctatcatatctgtctgtctatcatcatgtctatctatctatcttatctgtctgtctgtctatttatcatatctatctatctgtttgtctgtctatctatcatcaggtctgtctgtctgtctgtctgtctgtctatctacctaccATCTCTACCATCTCTCTGTGTATTTAAAGGTGCTTGGAGGGCTGGCTTGGCCCTTGCCCTTGCTCCCCGCacccgcccctccctccctccctccctccctccccctcactTCCGCCAACCATAGGCTcgacctcctccccctccccctcccagtccCCCCTCCCATCCCGTGCGCAGCCCCCCTCCCGAACCGCCCGGCCATCTTGGCGCAGGAGAAgcgagaaggagaaagagacagaggaggaggaggaggaggagaacccgCCCCCTTGGAGccccccaccctccctccctcaatcACCAGGATGGCTGCGCGCGCCtgacctcccccctccctccctccctccctccttctccaagaccctccccttttccccccaATTGCCGGGATGCTCCGCGACGCCCCTCCGGCCTTGGCCGCCCTCCTGGGGGGCGTCCTGTGCCGGCTCCTCTTCGCCTTCCTCTCCAGCGGTAagtgggtggcctttgggggagggggaggagggaggagggggggagACCCCTTGGAGTGACGCAGCAGGggccacaacccccccccccccttcctcctcaAGGATTGGACAGAGTTGCTTCTGGGGAGCTTTGGAGGGTCGCTCTGATGGGGGTGAGGGTGGGGAGGGGTCCAGGAGCCCCTCGATCCCAAGCAGAGAaggaagcaaagagagagagggaggggggggaccttcaaggggagggggaggcgggGCCTGGGCCTGGGCCAGCACCCTGGTCAGCACCCTTCTGCAGAGACTGCggcaaaaagggagagaaaggaaggaaggaaggagggcaagGAGGTCTCCCAGGCCATTGGCCCCTAGTGTCCTGCCAGGCTGCGCATGCGCCCCCCTTCCCAGGCCCCTTCCCCTTGCGAAATAGCCCTCCCCTGCCCTGCCAGGAATGGGGTCATATGTCTGGGAGGGGAACAAGGCTCAGGGCCAGGAAAAACAAGCAAAGttttggagcaggggtccccaaactatggcccgtgggccacatgcggcccattgaagacATTTATCCGGCCCTCGCAGTGGCGGCTGCCTCCTCCTCTTGGCTTGTTTATCATGGTATTTTAatcattatttaattaattattaaggggtgctttgctagtgcttttggtgcacaaaggaagaagggagttggactaaatggcccaagcgatttcttccaaccctcattattatgattattattattgacagaaggacacagcataacacagcaaatgagatagatatgctggatttcgtatcacaaaatcacaagttgaacacttcccaagcatttaggactgtgtgattattgtatgacacagcaaacaagatagacatgctggatttcgtatcacaaaatcacaagtcgaacacttcccaagtgtctaggactatgtgatgtatttattattattattattattattattattattattattattattattattattattaacattgaggctgggtggccatctgtcaggggtgctttgcttgtgcttttggtgcacagaggcagaagggggttggactcaatggcccagaGGGTCTTCTaaccctcttattattattattattattaattattattataattttattgtatgacacagcaaacaagatagatatgctggatttaatttcacaaaatcacaagtcgaacacttcccaagtgtctaggactgtgtgatgtattttcggatgatgcgcgtagatgccagtagggtggccttttgcagttgacagatcgtaattttgtcaatgtctattgtttccaaatgccggctgagatctttattattattattattattattattattattattattattattattaacattgaggctgggtggccatctgtaaggggtgctttgcttgtgcttttggtgcaaaaaggcagaaggggttggactaaatggcccaaggggtctcttccaaccctctttattatttttatcatggttgtgattataataataataaataataataaaactttatttatatcccgccaccatctccccatggggactcggggcggcttacatggggcagtggcccaaacaacataagaacaaaatataagcaacacaatacaatcacaacataaaaagataaaacaataatacaatgtatcaatataaacaacaatacaagataaaaatttcatttaaaacacataatggtaagaccgtaataaaaacaggataaattattaaaaacccactggggctgattaattaatgactatctccgaaggccttattattattaacattgagggtgTATTTGTTccccttttggttttttttacttcaaaataagatatgtgcagtgtgcatgggaaattgttcatagtttttttaataaaaaaaacgaTAGTCTAGCCCTTCAgctgtctgagggaccgtgaactggaccccagtttaaaaagtttggggacccctgctttggagGGCCTTCTGCTGCCAGATCTCAACCCAGGTGTGGTCACCCTTTATTAGGGGACACCACATAGTGAAACCCTGCTGTTTACTAGCCCATAAGTTGTCAGATACATCCATCTCAAAGATTTTGTCTCTCATCACCTTCTTGTCCAACTGCAAtagggttgttgttattgttgctgctgctgctcagtcacataattgtttctgactcttcatgacttcgTGGACCAGTctaggccagagctccctgtcagccgtcaaggtccagccagtcacttcaaggataccgtccatccatctcgcccttggtcggcctctcttcctttttccttcctttttccccagcatcatgatcttttccaagctttcctgtctcctcatgatgtggccaaaatacttcagctttgcctctaacgTTCTtttttccagtgagcagccacagggcattatttcctggaggctggactggttggatcttcttgtggtccaaggcactctcaggattttcctccaacaccagagttcaaatgatcaaaggtctggagaacaagccctatgaggagcggcttaaagagctgggcatgtttagcctgcagaagagaaggctgagaggagacatgatagccatgtacaaatacgtgaagggaagtcatagggaggagggagggagcttgttttctgctgccctgcagactgggacgcaagggaacaatggcttcaaactacaggaaaggagattccacctgaacatcaggaagaactgcctcactgtgagaagggctgttcaactctctcccccggactgtggtggaggctccttctttggaggctttttaagcagaggctggatggccatctgtcgggggtgctttgaatgcgatttcctgcttctcggcagggggctggactggatggcccatggggtctcttccaactctactattctatgattctatgattctataaaagcgtctatcttcctttgctcaggcttccttatggtccagctcttgcatccataggtcactatggggaatcccatggctttgactatgcggaccttccttcgttgccagtgggatgtctctgctcttcactacagtagagtctcacttagccaagctaaatgggccggcagaagcttggataagcgaatatcttggataataaggagggattaaggaaaagcctattaaacatcaaattatgtaatgattttacaaattaaacaccaaaacttcatgttatacaacaaatttgacagaaaaagtagttcaatagacagtaatgttatgttgtaattactgtatttacgaatttagcaacaaaatatcacgatatattgaaaacattgactacaaaaatggcttggattatccagaggcttggataagcgaggcttggataagtgagactctgttttatattttattatattgtattgctttgggcatggccccatgttagccaccccgagtccccgctggggagatggtggcggggtataaataaagttttttttttattattattattattattattattattattattattattattattattactgtattttgtccaggttggccattgctctcctcccaagatggaaacatcttctgatttcctggctgcaatgatcttcgcgcctagaaatataaagtctgtcactgcctccacattttctccttctatttgccagttagcaataggtgtagttgccattgttgttattgttaacacATCGACATAGTGATGGCGCAGGGCCAACCAATATTGCTCCATCAAGCACTGCTTTGTTCTactctccccctgaagacacaggtccacagtctggactgatcactgaccctggaaccccaggtgtcggtggtggccaggagcacctttgcacaattaaaactcatGCGCCAGCTGGGCCCgcaccttgagatgccagatctggccatgggagttcacgccttagtcacatcccgtttggactactgcattgctctctatgtggggctgccagtttggaagcttcaactagttcaCAGAtgggcagccagattaataacaggagccCTGTACAGGCAGAGATCCACTcttctaaaggccatctagtccaacccccttctggcttcatgcaggaaaaacataatcaaaccttccttgcttagtttctccatacctcacaacctctgaggatgcctgccatagatgtgggcgaaacgtcaggagagaatgcttctggaacatggccatacagcctggaaaacatacaaccaccccataatcaaagcatccccaaaagatggccatcctacCTCTACTtatctgctgtgagcagatctgcgtttttccatctacgtcaggctaggcaactggctccctacctatctaggaacgacctggcgacggtgatccaggcgacggtcatctcgaggctcgactactgtaacgccctctacattggccttcctctgtcagtgatccggaaactgaagctggtgcagaatgcggcggctcgtcttctcgccggggtgccggcgaggtggcgtatcaccccaattcttcaacagctgcactggctgccgatcgagtaccggattactttcaagatactggtactaactttcaaggccttacatggtctggggccggcgtacctgagggcccgcttatccccctaccaaccccagagattacttcggtccaaagaccaaaatttgctggaagtccctaacatacggacttatcctttgtcttctactaggcagagagccttctcgattgtagcccctcaattgtggaatgccttgccagttgaaactcgaaccacccgagacctacttgcctttcggaaagcctgcaaaaccttgctcttccgacaagctttcaatgggtgaaaaactcggggctatgtctgtttttattgttgcttttattgttgtttttattgttattttaaagccaagtgtattgttttaatctatttttgtaaaccgctctgagccaaactgggagtagcggtatataagtttaataaatatatataaataaataatagcaataataatcatcatcatgatgattatgatgattattggCCCCTTGCTAAACCCATCCTTGGCTCCTTCTCTCACAGTGCCCAGCATCCAGGCCATGGAGGTGATGGCCCCGCCCACCATCTACGCCCTCAACGGCTCCTCCATCCGCCTCACCTGCACCTTCAACTCCTGCTACCAGGTGGAGAAGAAGCAGTTCTCCCTCAACTGGACCTACCAGGGTTGTGACAACTGCACAGAAGAGCTGGTGAGTTTTATCGCAGTGGCAGATCCTCCCTGGGCTTTGTTTTCCTCTCCTCCCCAGGTCCAAGCAGAGACTGGGCAAAGCAGGGGaactagaccaatgatgggcaaccttttgcacttggtgtgtcaaaattcaccaaaatacctagcatgacttgggtggtgtgtcactttgagaaaaaaaaacaccataattttgcaatatgtatagtttaaataacaaaaatgtataatctatatataaaagagtgatggcatcacggcgacccacaaaacaacaaaactacaggccccccaacctcgaaatttgacaacacaacccatcatccacgcctctaggttgatacaacaaaaagaaaagaaaaataaagtcctaattagagagagaggaataattgtttttatccaattgctgccagttagaaggctaagctcctccaacttggtctcctagcaacccaataaaaaataataaaaaacactaaaaaattaatacaataaaatactataataacagaaaataactaaaaataatacaagaaaataataaaatataataaataaaaatataacttacaataaaattaataaaaaattgcaaataacgtcaaataaaaattacacaacaatttttaaccaataccaccaccactttgccacagcaacgcgtggccgggcacagctagtatatatatatataaatgtaatgtgcataattcccatggagtaaacaacaaaaccactggacaaaatcacaccaaatttggccacaaaagacatagtcatccaatcaatctgcaggcagcagtgtgtcagcaaaaatgactaggcgtgtcagtgctgacacgcgtgtcataggttggccatcactgaactAGACCCTGGTCCAAGCAGAGATTGGGCAAAGCATGGGAACTAGACCCTGGTCCAAGCAGGGGAGCGGGAAAagcagggggccgggctgtggcgcagctggctagtaaccagttgcaataaatcactactgaccgagaggtcatgagttcgaagcccgggtcgggttaagcctacgaccattaaaaaaaaatagccccggcttgctgttgacctatgcagccccgaaagacagttgcatctgtcaagtagggaaaatttaggtacgctttatacgggaggctaatttaactaatttacaacaccataaaactgccagcaaaacacgaggaaaaggaacgaggaagtacagccactactagacggtgaagcaacagctccccctgtggccggaatcgtgaagctggaaagatgttaaaatgcctctgtgtctgtctaaagtgaatgttgtttgtctgttggcattgaatgtttgccatatatgtgttcattgtaatccgccctgagtccccttcggggtgagaaagaagggctgaatataaatattgtaaataataataataataataataataataataataataataataatcaggaagCAGAGggactagtggatggtgaagcaacagctcctcttgtggccggaatcgtgaagctggaaaaatgttaaatgcctctgtgtctgtctatactgtatgttgtttgtctgttggcattgaatgtttgccatatatgtgttcattgtaatccgccctgagtccccttccgggtgagaaagaagggcggaatataaatactgtaaataaataaactagaccTGTTTCTCCGTCCCTTGCCAGTTCCTGCAGTTCAAGCTGAAGGTGATGCCCATGGAAGAGAACCGCTTTGGGGACCGCATCGAGTTCACTGGGAACCCCAGCAAGAACGACGTCTCCTTCACGCTCCGCAACGTGCAGCTGGAGGACGAGGGCACCTACCACTGCTACGTGATGAACCCCCCCGACCGGCACAAGGGCCACGGCAAGATCCAGCTCAGAGTCATCACCGAAGGTCAGGGCCTGGTCTTGGGGGTGCAGCCCCCCTTAAAGCCCTGGTCCAAGCAGGGAGCGGGCAACGCAGGGGAaccagagcaggcctgggccaacttcggccctccctccgggtgttttggacttcaactcccaccattcctaacaaccggctgctaggaatggtgggagttgaagtccaaaactcccaaagagaaggccgaagttggcccatgcctgagctagggGAAAGTCCCCAAGGCACCCTTGAATGAGAAGCACCCGCAacatctttcctttttgtttgcaCTCTGCATCTGCTCCGGAGCTGTCGATGCCTCAGCTTTGAATGACTTTGCTGTGCATGAAGGAGCATACACTGTTATGTTACGTTGCAGAAGCACTCTGtgatatttattttttgcagTATTTTGTGTTATGTTTTGTTTGCTTGTGTCTTGTTTCTGTGCCTCTATCTAGGTCATCTCAGCAGGGAGAGACCCCCCAGTGCCATCtctttaaggctgagagagtgtgacttgcccaaagtgacggggattcagaccctggtcttGCCCGACACTCAAATTATTCTGTCGGTTCACTTTGGTTTGGGCAATAGTAATATAAGGCTCTTCCAGACAaagccctataccccaggatcttatcccaggcttcctgctttaaagtggattatatgagtccacactgccagataatctgtgataagcaAAAAACTTGGCATCAATGTTTCATTGAAGGCttgcatggccagaatcactggcttgttgtgcattttccgggctgtatggctatgttccagaagcattctctcctcacgtttctccaacatctatggcaggcatccccagagcatgtcacaacctctgaggatgcctgccgtagatgtggatgaaacgtcaggagagaatgcttcttgaacatagccacacagccctgaatactcacagcaaccgaacctgggatcacatcctgggatatagggcctttctggaagagcccttaagtggggtgttgtgtggtgtcCGGCCTGTGTGACCATTGCGCttga comes from the Anolis carolinensis isolate JA03-04 unplaced genomic scaffold, rAnoCar3.1.pri scaffold_8, whole genome shotgun sequence genome and includes:
- the scn2b gene encoding sodium channel subunit beta-2; its protein translation is MLRDAPPALAALLGGVLCRLLFAFLSSVPSIQAMEVMAPPTIYALNGSSIRLTCTFNSCYQVEKKQFSLNWTYQGCDNCTEELFLQFKLKVMPMEENRFGDRIEFTGNPSKNDVSFTLRNVQLEDEGTYHCYVMNPPDRHKGHGKIQLRVITEEPPERDSTVAVIVGATVGGFLAVVILALVAVKCVRRKKQQRLNTDDQKTEEEGKTDGEGNPEEGAK